One window of Saimiri boliviensis isolate mSaiBol1 chromosome 4, mSaiBol1.pri, whole genome shotgun sequence genomic DNA carries:
- the LOC101028178 gene encoding histone H2B type 1-K: MPEPAKSAPAPKKGSKKAVTKAQKKDGKKRKRSRKESYSVYVYKVLKQVHPDTGISSKAMGIMNSFVNDIFERIAGEASRLAHYNKRSTITSREIQTAVRLLLPGELAKHAVSEGTKAVTKYTSAK, from the coding sequence ATGCCTGAGCCAGCGAAGTCCGCTCCCGCCCCGAAGAAGGGCTCCAAGAAGGCGGTGACCAAGGCGCAGAAGAAGGACGGCAAGAAGCGCAAGCGCAGCCGCAAGGAGAGCTACTCCGTGTACGTGTACAAGGTGCTGAAGCAGGTCCACCCCGACACCGGCATCTCCTCCAAGGCCATGGGCATCATGAACTCCTTCGTCAACGACATCTTCGAGCGCATCGCGGGCGAGGCTTCCCGCCTGGCGCATTACAACAAGCGCTCGACCATCACCTCCAGGGAGATCCAGACGGCCGTGCGCCTGCTGCTGCCCGGGGAGCTGGCCAAGCACGCCGTGTCCGAGGGCACCAAGGCCGTCACCAAGTACACCAGCGCTAAGTAA
- the LOC101029564 gene encoding LOW QUALITY PROTEIN: histone H4 (The sequence of the model RefSeq protein was modified relative to this genomic sequence to represent the inferred CDS: inserted 1 base in 1 codon; deleted 1 base in 1 codon), which yields MSGRGKGGKAXGKGSVKRHRKVLRDNIQGITKPAIWSLARRGGVKRISGFIYEETRGVLKVLLENLIRDAVTYREHAKGTTVTAMDVVYALKCQGRTLYGFGG from the exons ATGTCAGGACGCGGCAAAGGCGGGAAAG CCGGGAAAGGTAGCGTCAAGCGCCACCGCAAGGTGCTGCGCGACAACATCCAGGGTATCACCAAGCCCGCCATCTGGAGCCTGGCTCGCCGCGGTGGCGTAAAGCGCATCTCCGGCTTCATCTACGAGGAGACCCGCGGGGTG CTCAAGGTTCTCCTGGAGAACCTGATCCGGGACGCCGTGACCTACAGGGAGCACGCCAAGGGCACGACGGTCACCGCCATGGACGTGGTGTACGCGCTCAAGTGCCAGGGCCGCACCCTCTACGGCTTCGGCGGCTAA
- the LOC101027550 gene encoding histone H2A type 1-H codes for MSGRGKQGGKARAKAKTRSSRAGLQFPVGRVHRLLRKGNYAERVGAGAPVYLAAVLEYLTAEILELAGNAARDNKKTRIIPRHLQLAIRNDEELNKLLGKVTIAQGGVLPNIQAVLLPKKTESHHKAK; via the coding sequence ATGTCTGGACGTGGAAAGCAAGGCGGCAAAGCCCGCGCCAAGGCCAAGACCCGCTCCTCCCGGGCCGGGCTCCAGTTCCCCGTGGGCCGCGTGCACCGCCTGCTCCGCAAGGGCAACTACGCCGAGCGGGTCGGGGCCGGCGCGCCGGTCTACCTGGCGGCGGTGCTGGAGTACCTGACGGCCGAGATCCTGGAGCTGGCGGGCAACGCGGCCCGCGACAACAAGAAGACCCGCATCATCCCGCGCCACCTGCAGCTGGCCATCCGCAACGACGAGGAGCTCAACAAGCTGCTGGGCAAGGTCACCATCGCGCAGGGCGGCGTCCTGCCCAACATCCAGGCCGTGCTGCTGCCCAAGAAGACCGAGAGCCATCATAAGGCCAAGTAA
- the LOC101028704 gene encoding histone H2B type 1-J: MPEPAKSAPAPKKGSKKAVTKAQKKDGKKRKRSRKESYSIYVYKVLKQVHPDTGISSKAMGIMNSFVNDIFERIAGEASRLAHYNKRSTITSREIQTAVRLLLPGELAKHAVSEGTKAVTKYTSAK; the protein is encoded by the coding sequence ATGCCTGAGCCAGCGAAGTCCGCTCCCGCCCCGAAGAAGGGCTCCAAGAAGGCGGTGACCAAGGCGCAGAAGAAGGACGGCAAGAAGCGCAAGCGCAGCCGCAAGGAGAGCTATTCCATCTACGTGTACAAGGTGCTGAAGCAGGTGCACCCCGACACCGGCATCTCCTCCAAGGCCATGGGCATCATGAACTCCTTCGTCAACGACATCTTCGAGCGCATCGCGGGCGAGGCTTCCCGCCTGGCGCATTACAACAAGCGCTCGACCATCACCTCCAGGGAGATCCAGACGGCCGTGCGCCTGCTGCTGCCCGGGGAGCTGGCCAAGCACGCCGTGTCCGAGGGCACCAAGGCTGTCACCAAGTACACCAGCGCTAAATAG
- the LOC101027857 gene encoding histone H2A type 1: MSGRGKQGGKARAKAKTRSSRAGLQFPVGRVHRLLRKGNYAERVGAGAPVYLAAVLEYLTAEILELAGNAARDNKKTRIIPRHLQLAIRNDEELNKLLGKVTIAQGGVLPNIQAVLLPKKTESHHKAKGK, from the coding sequence ATGTCTGGACGTGGAAAGCAGGGCGGCAAAGCCCGCGCCAAGGCCAAGACCCGCTCCTCCCGGGCCGGGCTCCAGTTCCCCGTGGGCCGCGTGCACCGCCTGCTCCGCAAGGGCAACTACGCCGAGCGGGTCGGGGCCGGCGCGCCGGTCTACCTGGCGGCGGTGCTGGAGTACCTGACGGCCGAGATCCTGGAGCTGGCGGGCAACGCGGCCCGCGACAACAAGAAGACCCGCATCATCCCGCGCCACCTGCAGCTGGCCATCCGCAACGACGAGGAGCTCAACAAGCTGCTGGGCAAGGTCACCATCGCGCAGGGCGGCGTCCTGCCCAACATCCAGGCCGTGCTGCTGCCCAAGAAGACCGAGAGCCACCACAAGGCCAAGGGCAAGTAA